GCCGCCCGGTGCGCCGATCGCCGCCCTGGGCGAACGTCGCGGCCCGTGCGCGGCAGCCTACCAGAAGCCGAGTGCGTCGATGCGAATCTGCGAAATGTGCTGAAATCCTGCGCGATTCCCCTTGCATCTTCGCGCCTTGCAGGCCTTCATGTGTGCAGCCCCGGGCGGAATGAGCCGCCCGCGAAAGTGAGGACACATGAGCAGCACACGCGACAACAAACTGGCGACCATCGCCCGCGATGACCTCTACCTGCAAACGCTGGAGGTGCGCGGGCGCGACGGCCAAGACTTCCATTCTCTCGGCGTGGCCAACATTCGCCTCGCGCTTGAGCACGCGTACGAAGCGGGCCGCCAGTCGGCGCGGCCGACGAAAGCCGTGTGCCCCGCCTGCGGCCGCAAGATCGAGATCACGCCGCTGCCCGCGGGCAACTGACCAACCACGCGCCGAGTCGACGTTCGGCGCTGCGCCCATTTCAACCGCTCGACCCATGAAAGGAGCACGAGCATGGCAACGAAGAAGACGAGTCCCAAGGGCAAGAGCACGAAGCGCACCAAGGCGAGCAATCCGCCACCAGGCGGCGCGGCCAAGCCGCGCCGCAAGCGCGAAGGACTCAGCGGCCTCGACGCCGCCGCCCTGGTCCTGAGCAAGTCCAAGGAGCCGCTCAACGCCAAGACCATCGCCGAGCGGGCGATCGCCGCGGGGTGGAAGACCAGCGGCAAGACGCCGCACAGCACGCTCTACGCCGCGATGGTGCGCGAGATCTCGACCAAGGGCAAAGCCTCGCGCTTCGCCAAGTTCGGCAAGGGACAGTTCACCGCGGCGGCATAACACGCTCACGCCGCACCTCCAAACTTCGGGGCCTGGACGCCGCGCTTGGAAGCCTCGCGCCGCATCCAGGCCTTGAAGCCCTCGACCACGTGGAGCAGTTCGGAGAAGTCCAGGTCGCGCACGTTGCGCGTCGGCGGTTGATCGAGGTACTCCGGCCGGCGCGCCGTCATCCGCTCGCACAGCGACGGCAGAGCCTCGCTTGAGCAGATCTCCGCGGCGACGCAGCGCCGCTCGAAGTCGAGCAGCGCGTGCCTCAGCCGGCCATCCTTCTGATTCACCTTCCGGAGCCACTCATCCTCGTCGAGCTGCGAATCCGGATGCGACGCCAGGCGGAGCATGATCGTCTCGTACTCATCGTGCCCGTTGCGCTCGTGCGCGAGCGATGGCTCGCCGGTCTGCGGATCGCGCCGGCATCCGGTCATGCGCAGGAGGAATCGCCAGGTGCCCTCATCGCGCAGCCCGGCGATGCGCCGGCGCACAACGTGGATCTTGCGAAGTTGGGCGGGTGTGAAAGCCATCAGGCGAACTTGAGCTTCTCTCTCGACTCCGAAACCACGCGACGAGTGACCTTGTCGTACGTAGCACTCTTGATCTCGCGCAGCGCGGCCCACAGGTCGGCCTCGGTGATCGCCTTCGTGCGCGCCGCCGGAATCTGCGCGATCATCTGAACCAGCATCTGACACGTGCGCAGCGAACCCAGGCCGGGAGCGTTGGCAATCCGGAAGAGCAGCTCGCGTGCCTCTCCCGTGAAACGCAGCTCGTCGCCGGCACAGATCATCATGACATCTTCGACGGTGATCATCGGCGTCAGATTGGCGCCGGTGCCATCGCCTGGCTGGATGAAGTCGTTGAGGTTGAGCACCGCGGCGCAGCGGCTGTAGAACTGCGAACCCGCTCCGGTGTCGTTAATGAGGTTGATCAGTTCAGGCGCACCGGCAAGGACGACGGACGTGCCGGCGTCGCGGAAATCGCGCACGACCTCCAGTGCCTGGGGACGCAGCCGATGCGCCTCGTCGATGAGCAGCAGCCGGCGCGTGCCGCGGAGGTAGTCGAGGGATGAGAGCAACGCCTCTGTCGAGCGTCGGTACGGAACGTTGATCGCGTGGCAGATGGCTTTGATCAGACCCACGGGAGTCGTGTTGCTCTGCACGACGCGGATAAGCACAGAGCCCTGCGTCTTGGCCGCGACGTACTCAAGCACGGTGCTCTTGCCAAAACCGGCCGGCGCCGCGATGACACCGATGGCTCCCGCCCGATGCACCGATTCGATGGCGCGCACCATGCGGCGAACGGCGGTGGTCTGCACAACCCCGGCCTTCCCGGGAAGTTCATCGGCCTCAAGCTGCCGCTGCATGTGATCGAGGATGCGGCGCAACTTTCCGGCGCGATCGCCATTGTACTTATTGTTGATGACCTGGCTGATCGTCGACGCGGCGAAGCCCTCGCCCAGTTGCCTCGCGACGTCCTTATTGCTCAGTCGCTTGGACTGCATCCAGGCGGTGATGGCATTGACGGCCCGGGCGATCTCATCATCCGTGGGTGGCCTGTTGTCTGGCAGCATCCGTGCGTACCGTCCCTTGATGCGCGCCCCGTCACTGAGGCGCTCGATGAAGTTGTCGCGTGGATGGTCAGCGCTCATCGTCTATTGCCTCCCAGAACGCCAGTCCACCCATTACACTCTCGCCCTCCCGCTCCACCGGCTGCTCGAAGCTGATGCCGCTGAAGTCGAGGTCACTGTGCTCCTCTTCTGTGCCTGAGTTCCCAGGCAGCACTACATCGGTGAAGTCCAGCTCACTCTTCTGCATCGACTCAGCCCCCGCGGCCTTGCGCATCTCCTCGCGCTGCACCTCGGGCAACTGATCGTCGACGGGCGTTCGAACGATCCTCAACTGCTGGTTGTCGTTCTCCACGCCGATGCCCTCTCTGGCCCGCTCGGCGCGGCGGTCGGCGTCGATCTTCTCCTGTTCCTCGCGCGCAATGTCCGCCGCCGTCATGAGCGACATGTGTCCGTCTCGCAGCGAATCGCGTACGGCTTTCTCGTGGTCGCGCTGACGCTTGAGCGCCGCCTTGAGCGCGGCCCGGCTCACCGGGCTGTTGCCGCCGTGCATGCTGTTGGCCTGCGCCGTACAGATGAAGCGGAACTGCGTGTCGTACACAAACACGCGCGACATATCCGCCGGGTCGTAGGTGACCTGAACGCCCTTCTTGCGCCCCTGCAGCGGCCGCAGTTCGATCGCGTCCTGCCCGTAGTAGAGCGTCCGCCCGTCGATGCGCACGCCGATGCCCAGCTTGCCGACGGTGCGCGGCGGCTCCCAGCGGTGCATGAGCAGCGCCAGCGCTTCGGGCCGGGGCATGATGGTGCGCGTGTCACGCCATGAGTTCATCGCCTCGGTCGGGCTGAGCTTGCGCCCCTGCTCATCGGCGAGATCATCCATGAAGTGGTCACTGCGATTGTTGTACCAGTCGACGAATTTGGGCAGGCGCCGGCGCACCTCGTCCATGCTCACGAGGCGCTGGGCGTCCTTGAAGAATCCCCTGGGCAGTTCGACATCGCCGGGCTTGGCGCCGCAGTATGAATCGAACTCCGCATCGAACTCGGCGTGCAGCGTCCGGTGCCAGCGCTCGATGCGCGACTTGCCGTTGTGGTTGTACGGAAGGGCGAAGTGCACATCGATCCCGAGCATGCCGAACAGGCCGCGTCCCGCGGCGTGCTCTGACCAGTCCTCGCCGCTGGAGGCAAGCCGTCGGCGCTGCTGCTTGGTGAGCCCGTTGTTGGCGTAGGAGTCGTAATCCTTGCCGTTGTCGATGACGATCCGGCGCGGCGGCC
This window of the Phycisphaerales bacterium genome carries:
- a CDS encoding AAA family ATPase translates to MSADHPRDNFIERLSDGARIKGRYARMLPDNRPPTDDEIARAVNAITAWMQSKRLSNKDVARQLGEGFAASTISQVINNKYNGDRAGKLRRILDHMQRQLEADELPGKAGVVQTTAVRRMVRAIESVHRAGAIGVIAAPAGFGKSTVLEYVAAKTQGSVLIRVVQSNTTPVGLIKAICHAINVPYRRSTEALLSSLDYLRGTRRLLLIDEAHRLRPQALEVVRDFRDAGTSVVLAGAPELINLINDTGAGSQFYSRCAAVLNLNDFIQPGDGTGANLTPMITVEDVMMICAGDELRFTGEARELLFRIANAPGLGSLRTCQMLVQMIAQIPAARTKAITEADLWAALREIKSATYDKVTRRVVSESREKLKFA
- a CDS encoding winged helix-turn-helix domain-containing protein, with the protein product MATKKTSPKGKSTKRTKASNPPPGGAAKPRRKREGLSGLDAAALVLSKSKEPLNAKTIAERAIAAGWKTSGKTPHSTLYAAMVREISTKGKASRFAKFGKGQFTAAA
- a CDS encoding transposase; this translates as PPRRIVIDNGKDYDSYANNGLTKQQRRRLASSGEDWSEHAAGRGLFGMLGIDVHFALPYNHNGKSRIERWHRTLHAEFDAEFDSYCGAKPGDVELPRGFFKDAQRLVSMDEVRRRLPKFVDWYNNRSDHFMDDLADEQGRKLSPTEAMNSWRDTRTIMPRPEALALLMHRWEPPRTVGKLGIGVRIDGRTLYYGQDAIELRPLQGRKKGVQVTYDPADMSRVFVYDTQFRFICTAQANSMHGGNSPVSRAALKAALKRQRDHEKAVRDSLRDGHMSLMTAADIAREEQEKIDADRRAERAREGIGVENDNQQLRIVRTPVDDQLPEVQREEMRKAAGAESMQKSELDFTDVVLPGNSGTEEEHSDLDFSGISFEQPVEREGESVMGGLAFWEAIDDER